The DNA region GTGCCCGGCGACAAGGTCGTGATCGCGCCGACGCCGCTCGGGCGGATCGGGCTCACCGTCTGCTACGACCTGCGCTTCCCCGAGCTGTACCGGAAGCTGGCCGCGCTCGGCGCCGAGGTGATCACCATCCCGGCCGCGTTCACGCTGTTCACCGGCAAGGACCACTGGGAGGTCCTGCTCCGCGCGCGCGCCATCGAGAACCTGGCCTACGTGATGGCGCCGGCGCAGGTGGGCCGCCACTCCGCCAGCCGGCAGACGTTCGGGAACGCGATGATCGTGGACCCGTGGGGCGTGGTGCTCGCCCGCTGCCCGGACGGCGAGGGCGTGTGCGTGGCCCCGTTCCGCCGCGAGCGGCTGGAGCAGGTCCGCCTCGAGCTCCCGGCGCTGAAGCACCGGAAGCTCTAGCGGGCCGAAGGATCCGCGCTCACGACCCGATCGCCCCGAGCGTAGCCCGCCGCAGGCGGGCGGAGTCGAGGGGCCGCCCAGCGCCTAAAACACGAACATCAGGCCCCCGGCCATCGCCAGGTCCTTGTTCGACAGGTCCCAGCTCTTCTTCGAGCCGAAGTCGTCCACCTTCGCCTGCGTGACGTCGAAGAACAGGTAGGTGTGGTTGAGGCCGGTCTCGCGGTCGAGGTCGCGGGCGCTGCCCGGGTCGATGACGTCGAGCAGCAGCGCCACGCCAGCGGTCCAGGACCAGCCGTTGGTGGCGCCGGACTCGACCGACTTGCCGCGGCCGTCGGTCACCCACCAGTTGTAGCGCTCGGCCGCGAGGCGCGCGTACGGCGCGAGCGGCACGTGCCACTGCTCCGCCATCCAGTCGAAGCGGTAGGTGAGCGTGAGGCTGGTGGGGATGATGTTGAAGGTGGTCTTGTCGCCCGACCGCACGTCGGTGCCGGAGACGTCCACGATGCCCTTCCCGGAGCGCCGGAAGTAGCCGCTCCGGAAGCCGGCCTCGACGACGCCGACGCCGGAGTAGAGCGCGTAGCCCATGCCGGCGCGGAACATCCAGCCCTTCCCGCCGCCGAACACCTGCTCGTACGGCCCGGGCTTCGCGAAGCCGGAGTCCACGTCGGGCGTGTAGTTGCCCGCGCCGAGCTCGATGGAGCCGCGCTTCGGCGAGGGCTGCGCGCGCGCCGGCCCGGGGGCGGCGAGGAGCGCCGCCGCGGCGAGCGCCGCGAGCGTCAGGGTGGCGGACCGCATCACGGCTTCCTCCTGCGCAGCGCCGCGAGCGCGGCGGCGCCGATCATGGCGAGCGCGCCGGTTCCGCCCGCGCCGCAGCCGCCGGAGTCGGTGCCGCCCCGCGCCTTGTACTGCTCCCAGAAGTCGGAGACCGGCACCGGGGTGGCGCTCACGGTGGCGGACGGATCGCTCGGGTTTCCCGACTTGGTGTACGCGACCACCTGGACGTCGTAGGTGACGCCGTTGGTGAGCCCACCGAGGCGCAGGCTCGTCCCGGTGACCCGCTTCGAGTACACGGTGTCGGTGGTGCCGGTCGGGGTGGCCAGGACCTGGTACTCCTCGGTCCGCTCGGCGCCGCCGGTCCCGACGTCCCAGCTCACGTTGAGCGCGTTCTCGCCGGGCGTGACGCTGACGTTCACCGGGGTGGCGGGCTTCGCGGTGCTGAGCGTCACCTGGCCCTGGGCGAACCCGCGCCGCGTACCGCTCGAGTCGTACCAGTGCACGCAGATGTAGATGGTCTTCGCCTGGACCGTACACGCCTGCTGCCCCACCGCCGTGACGATGGCGACCGGGTCGAACGCCTCCGCCGTGAGCACGGAGGCATCGTCGGCCATGAGGCTGCGGATCTCGGCGGACTTGATTCCGTTGGTGGTGTCGTCGTTCTCGGCGCAATAGCCCTGGTTCGTGCCGGTCGTGTACGCGGCCGCGCTGGACGCGAACACGTGGTACCAGCCGCCGGTCGAGAACGTGCCGCTCTTCACCTGGATCTGCCAGATGAGCTCGAGCGGCCTCTGGTCCGCCCCGGTGCACTGCGCCAGGTTGATGTAGTCGTCCTCGGGCGACGAGCTGGGCTTCACCGTGCCGACGGTCGGGTTGATCTGGCCGGCCGCCAGCAACGGGGCCGCGAGGAGTGTGGCGGCGAGGATCGCGCGTCTCATGACGCGCGGATTGTGCAAGTGAAGCGCCACCCGGGCAAGCGGGCGTTCGCGAGGGGCGGCGCGCGGTTGCGCCGCCGCGCCCCGTGGCAGGACGCCCCGCGGCGCCAATTTGGCAAAGGCTCCGCGGCCCTGCCGGCGAGGCTGACAAAATGGCAGCGCCCTACAGCAGCGCGGCCAGCCGCTCCAGGATCTGCACCAGGTTCGTGGCGGCGCCCTTGCGCAGCTCGTCCGACACCACCACCAGCTCGAGCCCGTGCTCCTGCGAGGGGTCGTCGCGCAGCCGCCCGACCAGCACCGCGTCGTCGTTCACCGCCAGCATGGGCATCGGGTAGACGCCCTCCGCCGGCGCGTCGAGCACCTTCACGCCCGGCGACCGGCGCAGGAGATCGCGGGCCGCGGCCGCGTGGAGCGCCCTCGCGGTGGACGCGGTCACCACCGCCGCCTGCCCGTAGAACACCGGCACGCGCACCGCGGTGGCGGCGACGCGCAGGCCGGGCGCGCCGAGCACCTTCCGCAGCTCGGCGCCGAGCCGGTCCTCCGCGTCGGTGCGGCCGTCCTCGAGGAACGCGCCCACCTGCGGGACCAGGTTGAACGCCAGCCGGTGGGGCACCGCGCCGCCCGGCTCGGGCTCGCGCCCGTTCATGAGGTCCATGGCCTCGCGCTCGAGCTGCTGGATGGCGCGGTGGCCGGCGGAGGCGGCCGGCTCGAGCGTGGTCGCGACGACCCGCTCCAGCCCCGCGGCCGCGTGCAGCGGCGCGAGCGCGACCGACAGCGCCGCCGCCGCGCCGCCCGGGCTCGCCACCACCCCGCGCGCCCGGAAGCCGTCCACCGCGGCGCCGTTCACCTCCGGGACCACCAGCGGCACGTCCGGCTCCAGCCGGAACGCGGGCGAGGCGTCCACCACCGCGCAGCCCTCTGCCCACGCGCGCGGCGCCCACTCCCGCGCGACCTCGGGCGGGACGCAGAACACCGCCGCGTCCACGCCGCGGAACGCGCCCTCGGCCGGCGCCGCCACCGGCAGCTCGGCCCCGGCGTGCTCGAGGCGCGTGCCGGCCGAGCGCTGCGACGCGAGCAGCGTCAGGCGCGAGAGCGGCAGGCTGGACTCGCCCAGCGCGTCGAGTACCGCGCGGCCGACCAGGCCGGTGGCGCCGACGAGGGCGACGGAGATGGGCTTCGGCATGTCGGCGTTCCTCCGGGAAGGGGGGCGGAACCTAGCGGCCCGGGGCGGCGGCGGCAAGCGCGCTACCGCGCGAGCAGGTCCGCGAGCGCGGCGTCCAGGTCCGGGAAGCGGAACCGGTAGCCCAGGTCGAGCGCGCGGCGCGGCACCACCCGCTGGCTCGCCAGGACCACCCCGGCCATCTCGCCCACCGCGAGCCGCACGGCCAGCTCGGGCGTGCGCACGAGCGCGGGGCGGTGCAGGACGCGCCCGACCGCCTGCGCCAGGTCGCGGTTCCGCGCCGGCGCGGGGGCGGCGGCGTTGAGCGGCCCGGCGGCGCGCGCGTCCTCGAGCGCGAGGAGCACGAGGCCGACCTCGTCGTCGAGGTGGATCCAGGGCTGCCAGAAGTCGCCCCGCCCGAGCGGCCCGCCCGCGAGCAGCCGGAACGGCTGCACCAGCCGCGGCAGCGCCCCGCCCTCGCGCGCGAGCACGATGCCGGTGCGCAGCCAGACGACCCGGGCGCGCGCCTCGGCCGGCCGCGCCGCCGCCTCCCACGCCTGGCACACCTCGGCGAGGAACCCCTCGCCCGGCCCGGCGCCCTCGTCGAGCACCTCGTCGCCGCGCGCGCCGTAGAAGCCCACCGCGCTCCCCGACACGAGCACCCGCGGCCCGCCCGCCCGGAACACCGCGGCGATGCGCTCGGTGGAGAGGACCCGGCTGTCGCGGATGCGCCGCTTCTTCGCGGCGGTCCAGCGCCCCTCCACCGGCTCGCCGGCGAGGTGCACGCAGGCGTCGCAGCCCGCCAGCGCCTCCTCCCAGGCGCCCGGCGCCGCCGGATCGCCCTCCAGCACCCGCACGCCCGGCGGCAGCGCCGCCCGCGGGGCGGAGCGGGTGAGCGCGGTGACCGCGTGGCCACGGGCGAGCAGCGCCGCCGCGGCCGGCCGGCCGATGAGCCCGGTGGCGCCGGTGAGGAAGACGTGCATGCGCGAGATGCTAGACGGGCCGCGCGCCGCCGTGAACCGCCGGCAGCGAGAGGCGCCCTCCGGGGCCTCAACTCAGCAGCTGCGCCGCCACGTTCGCGCCCGGCACGTGCGCCAGGAAGTGCACGAGCGCGAGGAGCCCGCCGGCGAGCGCGGCGTAGGCGATCCCCCATGCGGCGATCTGCCGCGGGGACATGGGCGCGGCGCGGGCCGCCTTCTCCAGCCGCTC from Anaeromyxobacter dehalogenans 2CP-C includes:
- a CDS encoding carbon-nitrogen hydrolase family protein, with the protein product MPAPTYLLGAVQMTSTADRSRNLETAVRLVNEAADLGARLIGLPENFAYMGPEEGRRAGAETLEGPTVKALSEVARRRGVYVLAGSIAEKVDDPGKTANTSVLIADDGRVAAAYRKIHLFDVSIPDGARYAESEVVVPGDKVVIAPTPLGRIGLTVCYDLRFPELYRKLAALGAEVITIPAAFTLFTGKDHWEVLLRARAIENLAYVMAPAQVGRHSASRQTFGNAMIVDPWGVVLARCPDGEGVCVAPFRRERLEQVRLELPALKHRKL
- a CDS encoding MXAN_2562 family outer membrane beta-barrel protein; its protein translation is MRSATLTLAALAAAALLAAPGPARAQPSPKRGSIELGAGNYTPDVDSGFAKPGPYEQVFGGGKGWMFRAGMGYALYSGVGVVEAGFRSGYFRRSGKGIVDVSGTDVRSGDKTTFNIIPTSLTLTYRFDWMAEQWHVPLAPYARLAAERYNWWVTDGRGKSVESGATNGWSWTAGVALLLDVIDPGSARDLDRETGLNHTYLFFDVTQAKVDDFGSKKSWDLSNKDLAMAGGLMFVF
- a CDS encoding fibronectin type III domain-containing protein — encoded protein: MRRAILAATLLAAPLLAAGQINPTVGTVKPSSSPEDDYINLAQCTGADQRPLELIWQIQVKSGTFSTGGWYHVFASSAAAYTTGTNQGYCAENDDTTNGIKSAEIRSLMADDASVLTAEAFDPVAIVTAVGQQACTVQAKTIYICVHWYDSSGTRRGFAQGQVTLSTAKPATPVNVSVTPGENALNVSWDVGTGGAERTEEYQVLATPTGTTDTVYSKRVTGTSLRLGGLTNGVTYDVQVVAYTKSGNPSDPSATVSATPVPVSDFWEQYKARGGTDSGGCGAGGTGALAMIGAAALAALRRRKP
- a CDS encoding aspartate-semialdehyde dehydrogenase; amino-acid sequence: MPKPISVALVGATGLVGRAVLDALGESSLPLSRLTLLASQRSAGTRLEHAGAELPVAAPAEGAFRGVDAAVFCVPPEVAREWAPRAWAEGCAVVDASPAFRLEPDVPLVVPEVNGAAVDGFRARGVVASPGGAAAALSVALAPLHAAAGLERVVATTLEPAASAGHRAIQQLEREAMDLMNGREPEPGGAVPHRLAFNLVPQVGAFLEDGRTDAEDRLGAELRKVLGAPGLRVAATAVRVPVFYGQAAVVTASTARALHAAAARDLLRRSPGVKVLDAPAEGVYPMPMLAVNDDAVLVGRLRDDPSQEHGLELVVVSDELRKGAATNLVQILERLAALL
- a CDS encoding TIGR01777 family oxidoreductase, whose translation is MHVFLTGATGLIGRPAAAALLARGHAVTALTRSAPRAALPPGVRVLEGDPAAPGAWEEALAGCDACVHLAGEPVEGRWTAAKKRRIRDSRVLSTERIAAVFRAGGPRVLVSGSAVGFYGARGDEVLDEGAGPGEGFLAEVCQAWEAAARPAEARARVVWLRTGIVLAREGGALPRLVQPFRLLAGGPLGRGDFWQPWIHLDDEVGLVLLALEDARAAGPLNAAAPAPARNRDLAQAVGRVLHRPALVRTPELAVRLAVGEMAGVVLASQRVVPRRALDLGYRFRFPDLDAALADLLAR